From Rhinatrema bivittatum chromosome 5, aRhiBiv1.1, whole genome shotgun sequence, the proteins below share one genomic window:
- the CEBPZOS gene encoding protein CEBPZOS isoform X3: protein MESSARKILKGIVLLEVAGVFGAYYLYHKMNTSQDFRHTMNRNWPSILEAFYKSNEWAGIHGIREKDKETWSRSGN, encoded by the exons ATGGAATCTTCAGCAAGAAAGATCCTCAAAGGAATTGTGCTTTTAGAAGTTGCAGGCGTATTTGGAGCATACTATCTGTATcataaaatgaacacaagtcAAG ATTTCAGACATACAATGAACAGAAACTGGCCATCAATTCTAGAAG CGTTTTACAAATCCAATGAATGGGCTGGAATTCATGGAATACGAGAGAAAGATAAAGAGACCTGGTCCAGAAGTGGAAACTAG